One window from the genome of Methanoculleus sp. 7T encodes:
- a CDS encoding respiratory chain complex I subunit 1 family protein, translating to MIAYLLFATFVGLLFHGIHRKVIARVQGRPGPPIWQEILHTLKFSFKETWIPKTASQTLFVAVVFVAIGIWSAALYLLLSGGSLLLLFGIYLLHKIVEHGMGLSSGSPYGKFGAIRSVISAASELPLLVTVVAIYFFTRSLSIADIAAYQQVHGPLLIVALPAAAAMYLVILSKMHYGPFSIIEAKEIVSGNMTEHFGVWRAGLEVGFALKTYVLLYAFVLLFIGQLPLALTLLLMLLVLVSLSFVCAVTPMLSPYDTVTVQSLVTGALVVYIIVLGVVMG from the coding sequence ATGATCGCATACCTGCTCTTTGCAACCTTCGTCGGCCTGCTCTTCCACGGCATCCATAGGAAAGTCATCGCCAGAGTCCAGGGACGGCCCGGGCCGCCGATCTGGCAGGAGATCCTTCATACGCTGAAGTTCTCCTTCAAAGAGACCTGGATACCGAAGACTGCCAGCCAGACGCTCTTCGTCGCGGTCGTCTTCGTGGCGATCGGCATCTGGAGCGCAGCCCTCTACTTGCTCCTCTCCGGGGGGAGCCTCCTGCTCCTCTTCGGGATCTACCTCCTCCACAAGATCGTAGAGCACGGGATGGGGCTCTCGTCGGGCTCCCCATACGGCAAGTTCGGGGCTATCAGGTCGGTCATATCGGCGGCGTCGGAGCTGCCGCTCCTCGTCACCGTCGTCGCGATCTACTTCTTCACCCGCTCGCTCTCGATCGCGGATATCGCGGCCTACCAACAGGTGCACGGGCCGCTTCTCATCGTAGCGCTCCCGGCAGCCGCGGCGATGTACCTCGTCATCCTCTCCAAGATGCACTACGGCCCGTTCTCGATCATCGAGGCGAAGGAGATCGTGAGCGGGAACATGACCGAACACTTCGGGGTCTGGCGCGCCGGGCTCGAGGTTGGGTTCGCCCTCAAGACCTACGTGCTCCTCTACGCGTTCGTCCTCCTCTTCATCGGCCAGCTGCCGCTTGCCCTGACGCTGCTCCTGATGCTCTTGGTCCTCGTCTCGCTCTCGTTCGTCTGCGCGGTCACCCCCATGCTCTCGCCCTACGACACCGTGACGGTGCAGAGTCTCGTGACAGGCGCACTCGTCGTCTACATCATTGTCCTTGGGGTGGTCATGGGATGA
- a CDS encoding DUF1959 family protein has product MKYLYEKDLRPMKYTILTSTKHDLTVREIARRLGMADAKLRMAMIRRLDMSLLENLESRWEMGQKYGDSDDPVAEKLGCELFTRFIPLVDTETMQTIYNDTKTMIDDGPLDEALEQGRARIREAVLS; this is encoded by the coding sequence GTGAAGTACCTCTACGAGAAAGACCTCCGGCCGATGAAGTACACCATCCTCACGAGCACGAAGCATGACCTGACGGTTCGAGAGATCGCCCGGCGCCTCGGTATGGCCGACGCAAAACTCCGGATGGCGATGATCCGGCGGCTCGATATGTCCCTGCTTGAGAACCTCGAGTCCCGGTGGGAGATGGGGCAAAAGTATGGGGATTCGGACGACCCGGTGGCGGAAAAACTCGGGTGCGAACTCTTCACCCGGTTTATACCACTCGTTGATACAGAGACGATGCAGACAATTTACAACGACACAAAAACGATGATCGACGACGGACCACTCGACGAGGCGCTAGAGCAAGGAAGAGCACGGATACGGGAGGCGGTCCTCTCATGA
- a CDS encoding NADH-quinone oxidoreductase subunit B family protein, which yields MKILQDIKNAVRSRSIHVCYVDVGSCNGCDIEVLACLAPRYDIEQYGIYVHNNPREADVLLVIGSVTPQWVDKLRDIWDKIPEPKVAVAIGNCPISGCVYARRGTLTSPPVEKYIPIAAQVPGCPPRPTEILNAILSVAPLIFKDYEEKQS from the coding sequence ATGAAGATCCTCCAGGATATCAAGAACGCAGTGCGGTCGAGGTCGATCCATGTCTGTTACGTCGACGTCGGGTCATGCAACGGCTGCGACATCGAGGTGCTCGCCTGCCTTGCGCCGCGCTACGACATCGAGCAGTATGGGATCTACGTCCACAACAACCCCCGTGAGGCCGACGTCCTTCTGGTCATCGGGTCTGTGACACCGCAGTGGGTGGACAAACTCCGCGATATCTGGGACAAGATTCCGGAGCCGAAGGTGGCCGTCGCCATCGGGAACTGCCCGATATCGGGGTGCGTCTATGCCCGGAGGGGTACCTTGACGAGCCCGCCTGTTGAGAAGTACATACCCATCGCCGCACAGGTGCCGGGCTGCCCGCCCCGCCCAACAGAGATACTCAACGCCATACTCTCGGTCGCACCGCTGATATTCAAAGACTACGAGGAGAAACAGTCATGA
- a CDS encoding hydrogenase large subunit → MKKTVDVSIPLGPMHPCWKEPVRIKCETAGERVIRTEVELGYMKKGIERIMRGRPWQEVMFLAERVCGICSVIHNMVFIETMEEISGISVPPRAAYLRVIVNELDRIASHILANFSYCYTIEHETLAMYLLNTRETVLDNLERITGSRINTAYMIPGGVRFDLLPEDAAAMLADLAKVEDEMKRHTRIFETGPLIALRSKGIGVMTREEAILAHTVGPTARASGVTDCDLRLRHPTYQALGFTQITRTEGDNFARIMVRFQEIFQSIDLIRKCVETLPDGPIRGGGLCKAGEASHSGEAPRGELIYSIKTDDYGRVLDIAIRTPSIMNVEACSHSMIKDAASIADVTSTFISSDPCIACNER, encoded by the coding sequence ATGAAGAAGACCGTCGACGTATCCATTCCGCTCGGTCCGATGCACCCCTGCTGGAAAGAGCCCGTCCGCATCAAGTGCGAGACGGCGGGCGAACGGGTGATCAGGACCGAGGTTGAACTCGGGTACATGAAGAAGGGGATCGAGCGGATCATGCGGGGCCGCCCCTGGCAGGAGGTGATGTTCCTTGCCGAGCGCGTCTGCGGTATCTGCTCGGTCATCCACAACATGGTCTTCATCGAGACGATGGAGGAGATCAGCGGCATCTCTGTCCCGCCGCGGGCCGCTTACCTCCGGGTCATCGTCAATGAACTCGACCGAATAGCAAGCCACATCCTCGCGAACTTCTCCTACTGCTACACGATCGAGCACGAGACGCTCGCGATGTACCTCTTGAATACCCGGGAGACGGTGCTCGACAACCTCGAACGAATCACGGGCTCGCGGATCAACACAGCCTACATGATCCCGGGCGGGGTCAGGTTCGACCTCCTGCCTGAGGACGCCGCGGCGATGCTTGCCGACCTCGCGAAGGTGGAGGATGAGATGAAGCGGCATACCCGGATCTTCGAGACCGGCCCCCTGATCGCCCTCCGGAGCAAGGGGATTGGGGTCATGACCCGCGAGGAAGCAATTTTGGCCCACACCGTCGGCCCCACGGCCCGGGCAAGCGGTGTCACGGACTGCGACCTGCGTCTCCGCCACCCGACCTACCAGGCGCTCGGCTTTACGCAGATAACGAGGACCGAGGGCGACAACTTCGCCCGGATCATGGTCAGGTTCCAGGAGATCTTCCAGAGCATCGACCTGATCCGGAAGTGCGTAGAGACCCTCCCCGACGGGCCTATCCGGGGCGGCGGCCTCTGCAAGGCGGGCGAGGCCTCGCACAGCGGCGAAGCCCCTCGGGGCGAGTTGATCTACTCCATAAAGACCGACGACTACGGCAGGGTGCTCGACATCGCGATCCGGACGCCCTCGATCATGAATGTCGAGGCCTGTTCCCACTCGATGATCAAAGACGCCGCGTCGATCGCCGACGTGACATCGACGTTCATCAGCAGCGACCCCTGTATCGCGTGCAATGAGAGGTAA
- a CDS encoding 4Fe-4S binding protein, protein MRSIIYYVQEFLRPEWLKKFFFAKTAPLSTPPYFKDYPFQTEKECTGCFSCMMICPAPEAIAVLRRKDQWVPEVYPGHCIRCGLCVEACPEGVLSSGRILDVTRRDGTALSSWYHLEVDDTLCMRCGNCCVSCPINRQEDPQLAATGTSASDEVIMRIEGGRVRILHEEKCTGCKTCETHCPNRAIRVARMVEGVQKEVEA, encoded by the coding sequence ATGCGATCAATCATCTACTACGTGCAGGAGTTCCTCAGGCCGGAATGGCTGAAGAAGTTCTTCTTCGCAAAGACCGCACCGCTCTCCACCCCCCCTTACTTCAAGGACTACCCGTTCCAGACGGAGAAAGAGTGCACGGGGTGCTTTTCCTGTATGATGATCTGCCCCGCGCCCGAGGCCATCGCGGTCCTCCGCCGGAAGGACCAGTGGGTCCCTGAGGTCTACCCGGGTCACTGCATCAGGTGCGGCCTCTGTGTCGAGGCGTGCCCGGAAGGCGTCCTTTCAAGCGGGCGGATTCTCGATGTCACCCGGCGCGATGGGACTGCGCTCTCCTCGTGGTACCACCTCGAGGTCGACGACACCCTCTGCATGCGGTGCGGGAACTGTTGTGTCTCCTGCCCGATCAACAGGCAGGAGGACCCGCAGCTCGCAGCGACGGGGACGTCCGCGAGCGACGAGGTCATCATGCGGATCGAGGGCGGCCGGGTGCGGATACTCCACGAGGAGAAGTGCACCGGGTGCAAGACCTGCGAGACCCACTGCCCGAACCGCGCAATCAGGGTCGCCCGCATGGTGGAAGGGGTGCAGAAGGAGGTGGAGGCGTGA
- a CDS encoding molybdopterin dinucleotide binding domain-containing protein yields the protein MTFLMITGRTVNQGATVENKTSAGYAEETSTCFMHEFDMLELGLADQDAVRVAGPCGEVVMRAVASDEVEMGTVFVPYGPYANHIIAADTHSTGMPDFKSHEVEIEPTDEEPKTVHELMEELGGLAYDR from the coding sequence GTGACGTTTCTGATGATCACCGGACGGACGGTGAACCAAGGCGCGACCGTCGAGAACAAGACATCGGCCGGCTACGCCGAGGAGACCTCCACCTGCTTCATGCACGAGTTTGATATGCTGGAACTCGGGCTTGCCGACCAAGACGCCGTCAGGGTGGCCGGACCCTGCGGAGAGGTCGTCATGCGGGCGGTTGCGTCGGACGAGGTGGAGATGGGCACCGTCTTCGTCCCCTACGGCCCCTACGCAAACCACATCATCGCTGCCGATACCCACTCCACCGGGATGCCCGACTTCAAGTCGCACGAGGTGGAGATCGAACCGACGGACGAAGAACCGAAGACTGTTCACGAACTGATGGAAGAACTGGGAGGGCTTGCTTATGATCGTTAA
- a CDS encoding formylmethanofuran dehydrogenase subunit B, translating to MIVKDVVCPFCGCLCDDIEVDVAENRVVAVTNACELGTKKLMGEKRMKNPILRDGDTWKDITYDEAIRYTVDMLTHAERPLLYGWSGTHGEAQCVGVHMAELVRGVIDNTSSVCHGPSILAIQEVGHPGCTLGVVKNRADLVIYWGANPIDAHPRHLSRYTRYADGFFLENAFRDRKVIVMDVRKTETANIADEFVQIKPGGDYAVLSALRAIVRGKEDIVPRTVAGVTREQLIRVVDLCKAAKFGAVYFGLGLTMTRGKYKNVRNAIELVSELNRHTKFTISAMRGHYNVYGSNEVNTWMTGYPFGIDFSRGIAFYNPGETTAVDILARKECDAALIVGSDPAAHFPRSCLKHLADIPVVQLDPYPNATTAFCNVQIPVAVTGIDAEGTAYRMDGVPIRTRKVLSTSYPSDEEVLSRIYREMQEAQAV from the coding sequence ATGATCGTTAAGGACGTGGTCTGCCCCTTCTGCGGATGCCTCTGTGACGATATCGAGGTGGACGTCGCAGAGAACCGGGTAGTCGCCGTCACCAACGCCTGCGAGCTCGGCACGAAGAAACTCATGGGCGAGAAGAGGATGAAGAACCCGATCCTGCGCGATGGGGATACATGGAAGGATATCACCTACGACGAAGCGATCCGCTACACCGTCGATATGCTCACGCATGCCGAGCGTCCGCTCCTCTACGGGTGGAGCGGCACTCACGGAGAGGCCCAGTGCGTGGGGGTGCACATGGCCGAACTCGTGCGCGGCGTGATCGACAACACGTCTTCGGTCTGCCACGGGCCGTCCATCCTTGCCATCCAAGAGGTCGGGCACCCGGGGTGCACGCTCGGTGTGGTGAAGAACCGGGCCGACCTCGTGATCTACTGGGGCGCGAACCCAATCGACGCCCACCCCCGCCACCTCTCCCGGTACACGCGCTACGCTGACGGGTTCTTCCTCGAGAACGCCTTCCGCGACCGGAAGGTGATCGTCATGGACGTTCGGAAGACCGAGACCGCGAACATCGCCGACGAGTTCGTGCAGATCAAACCCGGCGGGGACTACGCAGTCCTCTCGGCGCTCCGGGCTATCGTCCGGGGGAAGGAGGATATAGTCCCGCGGACGGTCGCGGGCGTCACCCGCGAGCAGCTCATCCGGGTGGTCGACCTCTGCAAAGCCGCGAAGTTCGGTGCGGTCTACTTCGGGCTCGGGCTCACGATGACCCGGGGGAAGTACAAGAACGTCAGAAACGCCATCGAACTCGTCTCAGAGTTGAACCGGCACACGAAGTTTACCATCTCGGCGATGCGTGGCCACTACAACGTCTACGGCTCGAACGAAGTGAATACCTGGATGACCGGCTATCCCTTCGGGATTGACTTCTCCCGGGGGATCGCCTTCTACAACCCCGGAGAGACCACGGCCGTGGATATCCTGGCTAGGAAGGAGTGCGATGCGGCGCTGATCGTCGGGAGCGACCCGGCCGCCCACTTCCCGCGGTCCTGCCTCAAGCACCTCGCCGATATCCCGGTAGTCCAACTCGATCCCTACCCGAACGCCACCACGGCGTTCTGCAACGTCCAGATCCCGGTGGCGGTGACCGGCATCGATGCGGAGGGGACGGCTTATCGGATGGACGGGGTGCCCATCCGGACCCGGAAAGTCCTCTCCACCAGTTACCCCTCCGACGAGGAAGTCCTCTCCCGGATCTACAGAGAGATGCAGGAGGCGCAAGCGGTATGA